A stretch of the Clostridium fungisolvens genome encodes the following:
- a CDS encoding LTA synthase family protein, translating into MLNYERSIKRRTPGGIIKKAALTIKESYFFWYCFAAILIKSLLFIALISDDKANGIVPMRVFYSMPPFLVYFSFICLVLSFGFLFRNKGQTIAFLVINTIISILYIGDLWYFRSNSSFLSLHMFSMTSNLDNLSSSVISMIRIVDIIFVVDLIIQVALMFRRRSKAKYHRRSVIAFLLLLIVPTLYLAYAHYKIDNLNKGFTNQMIFRKSWSPNQTMSNLTPIGYHIFDSYNFYVESKPYVISSSEQRNVQKWFDDKKENLPDNEYKGMFKGKNLLVIQWESLENFVINQKVNNQEITPTLNKILSNSIYFNNFYEQTYNGTSSDGELITQTSVFPVREGATFFRYPTNTYEYSLPNVMKSLGYTTLASHPDKGSYWNWMPALKSIGFEKAIDSTNYNIEEVINLGISDKSYLKQLPEKIKALKSPFYAYTVTLTSHAPFDIPDKYKEIKLPKELEGTKLGGYFQSIQYTDKYIGQMLEQLDKSGVLDNTVVVFYGDHEGVHKFYDDELKNISYEGDWWKENNRRVPLIIYSKGYKGKTISTYGGQCDTLPTLAYLFGADVNAMEDKIFGRNLLNTKKNYTVLSTRQFLGTESYPGEKDKMLESIDLGDKLIRADYFKK; encoded by the coding sequence ATGTTAAATTACGAAAGATCAATTAAAAGAAGAACACCAGGAGGAATAATAAAAAAGGCTGCTTTAACTATAAAGGAAAGCTATTTTTTTTGGTATTGTTTTGCAGCTATATTAATAAAATCATTGTTGTTCATAGCTTTAATATCAGATGATAAAGCTAATGGGATCGTTCCCATGAGAGTTTTTTATTCAATGCCTCCTTTCCTTGTTTATTTTAGTTTTATTTGTTTAGTTTTATCCTTTGGATTTTTGTTTAGAAACAAAGGACAAACTATTGCTTTCTTAGTAATAAATACAATAATAAGTATTCTGTATATTGGGGACTTATGGTATTTTAGAAGCAACAGTTCATTTTTAAGTTTACATATGTTTAGCATGACCTCAAACTTAGATAATTTGAGTAGTAGTGTAATTTCTATGATAAGAATAGTGGATATCATATTCGTTGTGGATTTGATAATACAAGTAGCTCTTATGTTTAGAAGGCGTTCAAAGGCAAAATATCATAGAAGAAGTGTTATTGCGTTTTTGTTGTTATTAATTGTTCCGACTTTATATCTAGCTTATGCTCATTATAAGATAGATAACCTTAACAAAGGGTTCACAAATCAGATGATTTTTAGGAAAAGTTGGTCACCTAATCAAACTATGTCTAACCTTACACCAATAGGATATCATATATTTGATTCCTACAATTTTTATGTAGAGAGTAAACCATATGTTATCTCTAGCTCAGAGCAAAGAAATGTGCAAAAATGGTTTGATGATAAAAAAGAAAATCTTCCTGATAATGAATATAAGGGAATGTTTAAAGGAAAGAACTTATTGGTAATACAGTGGGAATCTTTAGAGAACTTTGTTATAAACCAAAAAGTAAATAATCAAGAGATTACACCAACTTTAAATAAAATTTTATCTAATAGCATATACTTCAATAATTTTTATGAGCAGACTTATAATGGTACAAGCTCTGATGGTGAGCTTATAACACAAACTTCAGTATTCCCTGTTAGGGAAGGAGCAACTTTCTTTAGATATCCAACTAATACCTATGAATATTCATTACCTAATGTAATGAAGAGTTTAGGATATACTACGCTAGCGTCACATCCTGATAAAGGATCTTATTGGAATTGGATGCCTGCACTTAAATCTATAGGTTTTGAGAAAGCCATAGATTCAACTAATTATAATATTGAAGAGGTTATAAATTTAGGTATAAGTGATAAGAGTTATTTGAAGCAATTACCAGAAAAGATTAAAGCTCTTAAATCCCCATTTTATGCTTATACGGTTACGTTAACTAGCCACGCTCCATTTGATATACCTGATAAATATAAAGAAATCAAATTGCCGAAAGAATTGGAAGGTACAAAACTCGGAGGTTACTTCCAAAGCATCCAGTATACAGATAAATATATAGGACAAATGTTAGAACAGTTAGATAAATCAGGAGTGTTAGATAATACAGTGGTAGTTTTTTATGGAGATCATGAAGGGGTTCATAAATTCTATGACGATGAACTTAAGAATATTTCATATGAGGGTGATTGGTGGAAAGAAAACAATAGGAGAGTTCCTCTTATTATATATTCAAAGGGATATAAAGGAAAAACTATATCAACCTATGGTGGTCAATGTGACACACTACCTACTTTAGCTTATCTTTTCGGAGCCGATGTTAATGCTATGGAAGATAAGATATTTGGAAGAAATCTTTTGAATACGAAAAAGAATTATACTGTCTTATCAACTAGGCAGTTCTTAGGTACTGAAAGCTACCCAGGAGAAAAAGACAAAATGCTTGAAAGCATTGACTTAGGTGACAAGCTTATCAGAGCAGATTATTTTAAGAAGTAG
- a CDS encoding polysaccharide deacetylase family protein, translating into MHLRKNKIIIFLLVVIVFISTAIASKVVNAWMVKKSLPIYSVDAKDKKISITFDINWTDEDNLGSILDIMKEYNVKGTFFIMGGWVNSNEENVEKLKKIKEGGNEIANHSYIHPDFTKISTDRMVSEIKKTEDIIYNNTGYKTKLFRCPSGSYNDTVVNTVKKMGYYCIQWDVDSVDWKNKGADEEYQRVIKNVKPGSILLFHNNGKYTPENLKKIFQKLEGEGYQFVPVGDLIYKDNFDVDNDGKQHKVNQ; encoded by the coding sequence ATTCATTTGAGGAAAAATAAAATAATTATATTTTTACTTGTGGTAATTGTATTTATCTCAACAGCTATTGCCTCAAAAGTAGTGAATGCTTGGATGGTAAAAAAGTCCTTGCCTATATATTCCGTTGATGCTAAGGATAAAAAGATTTCTATAACCTTTGATATCAATTGGACAGATGAGGACAACCTTGGAAGTATATTAGACATAATGAAGGAATATAATGTAAAAGGTACATTTTTTATCATGGGAGGCTGGGTAAATTCAAATGAAGAGAATGTAGAGAAACTTAAAAAAATAAAGGAGGGAGGGAATGAAATAGCCAATCATAGCTACATACATCCAGATTTCACCAAGATATCAACTGATAGGATGGTTTCTGAAATAAAAAAGACTGAAGATATTATATATAATAATACTGGATATAAGACAAAGCTTTTTAGGTGTCCAAGCGGTTCTTATAATGATACTGTGGTAAATACAGTTAAAAAGATGGGATATTATTGTATACAGTGGGATGTTGATAGTGTTGATTGGAAAAATAAAGGAGCAGATGAAGAATACCAGAGGGTAATTAAAAATGTAAAGCCAGGCTCTATACTGCTTTTCCATAATAACGGAAAGTACACTCCTGAAAATCTTAAAAAGATCTTTCAGAAGTTGGAGGGGGAAGGTTACCAATTTGTACCTGTAGGTGACCTTATTTATAAGGATAATTTTGATGTGGACAACGATGGTAAACAACATAAAGTTAACCAATAA
- a CDS encoding putative DNA modification/repair radical SAM protein — protein sequence MDINEKLRILSGAAKYDVSCSSSGSNRSSKKGDLGSVASCGICHSFTPDGRCISLLKILLTNYCIYDCAYCINRRSNDIERAAFTADEVVDLTMNFYRRNYIEGLFLSSAVFKNANFTMETLTRVVEKLRVEHGFKGYIHLKAIPGADEDLIKRAGSFADRMSVNLELPSSQSLKLLAPEKTKETILQPMKLIKNNIQISKIENRFFKKAPLFVPGGQSTQLIVGATKESDLNILNLSEGLYNKYSLKRVYYSAYVPVNTGNNLPELRNPPTLREHRLYQGDWLLRLYGFKADELLSDRNPNFDINFDPKTFWALNNIHLFPIEINRAPYEMLIRIPGIGIRGAQKIMSARKINSLGFYDLKKLGVVLKRAQYFITCKGRYFGSVPLDEEKIKNVLTPKFDLNIIEQEGEQLNLFDHIDKKFLLPKDFKTIDSNRKLLLLNDKSTSLTGEI from the coding sequence ATGGATATAAATGAAAAATTAAGAATCCTAAGTGGTGCAGCAAAATATGATGTATCTTGCTCATCTTCAGGTTCAAATAGATCTTCTAAAAAAGGCGATTTAGGCTCTGTAGCTAGCTGTGGAATATGTCATAGTTTTACTCCTGATGGAAGGTGTATTTCTCTACTAAAGATACTCTTAACCAACTATTGTATTTATGATTGTGCTTACTGCATCAATCGTAGAAGTAACGATATTGAAAGAGCTGCATTTACTGCAGATGAAGTAGTAGATCTTACTATGAATTTTTACAGAAGAAATTATATAGAAGGATTATTCTTAAGTTCTGCAGTTTTTAAAAATGCTAATTTCACTATGGAGACTTTAACAAGAGTTGTTGAGAAACTAAGAGTTGAGCATGGCTTTAAAGGATATATACACCTAAAGGCTATTCCTGGAGCAGATGAGGACCTTATAAAAAGAGCTGGTTCATTTGCTGACAGAATGAGTGTAAATCTAGAGCTTCCATCTTCACAATCCTTAAAGCTTTTAGCTCCAGAAAAAACAAAGGAAACTATTCTTCAGCCAATGAAACTAATTAAAAACAATATCCAGATAAGTAAAATAGAAAATAGATTTTTTAAGAAAGCTCCATTATTTGTTCCTGGTGGACAAAGCACGCAGCTTATCGTAGGTGCTACTAAGGAAAGTGATTTGAATATACTTAATCTTTCTGAAGGGCTTTACAATAAATATTCTTTAAAAAGAGTTTATTACTCTGCCTATGTTCCAGTAAATACCGGAAATAATCTACCTGAGTTAAGAAACCCACCTACGTTAAGAGAACATAGACTTTATCAAGGTGATTGGCTTTTAAGACTTTATGGCTTCAAAGCTGACGAGCTTTTATCAGATAGAAATCCTAACTTTGATATAAACTTTGATCCGAAAACCTTTTGGGCTTTAAATAACATACACTTGTTTCCAATTGAAATTAATAGGGCACCTTATGAAATGCTCATTAGAATCCCCGGAATCGGAATAAGAGGTGCGCAGAAAATAATGAGTGCCAGGAAAATAAATTCTCTTGGTTTTTACGACTTAAAGAAGCTTGGAGTTGTATTAAAAAGAGCACAATATTTTATAACTTGCAAAGGAAGATACTTTGGCTCTGTTCCTCTTGATGAAGAAAAGATAAAAAATGTACTTACACCCAAATTTGATTTAAATATTATAGAGCAAGAAGGGGAACAATTGAATCTATTTGATCATATTGATAAAAAGTTCTTACTTCCCAAGGATTTTAAGACAATTGATTCCAATAGAAAACTTTTACTACTTAACGATAAATCCACTTCGTTAACTGGAGAAATCTAG
- a CDS encoding lysylphosphatidylglycerol synthase transmembrane domain-containing protein, giving the protein MKNKILNIIIVIASACIFLSFFLFTKGLNTLIREIRNLNTGWIILSVLMMIMFLFFEMLVLYVITKQFYKIENLFIKCIRFEVIGQFFGAITPFAAASHPAQLYEMNESGIPAGTGVSILMIKFMLHQVINIIILVLAILFKFNYFYLKVPYFLYFCISGLVVHVIIMIIATLFLISKKLTQNILFFCLNILKKIKLLKNPEETYRHLEVELETFHKTATMIIKYKKLCIYASIFTFLQWLAYFTIPYCIYRSFGFNYVDVFTMVVAQIFLINFMAIIPLPGAEGGAEGGFYLMYGLFFKSGTIITAIFLWRLITYYSSIAIGSVFTLLLPNSKLNKN; this is encoded by the coding sequence ATGAAAAATAAGATATTAAATATAATCATTGTGATAGCTTCTGCTTGTATATTTTTATCATTTTTCCTTTTTACTAAAGGTCTTAATACATTAATACGCGAAATAAGAAACTTAAATACAGGCTGGATTATATTATCAGTACTAATGATGATTATGTTTTTGTTTTTCGAAATGTTGGTGTTATACGTAATAACTAAACAATTTTATAAAATTGAAAACTTATTCATCAAATGCATAAGATTTGAAGTGATTGGTCAATTTTTTGGAGCCATTACTCCTTTTGCTGCTGCTAGTCATCCAGCACAATTATATGAAATGAATGAAAGCGGAATCCCTGCTGGTACCGGAGTCTCTATATTGATGATTAAATTCATGCTTCATCAAGTTATAAATATTATTATTTTAGTCTTAGCAATATTATTCAAGTTTAATTATTTCTATTTAAAGGTACCCTATTTTTTATATTTTTGTATATCTGGCCTTGTGGTGCATGTAATAATTATGATAATTGCAACATTGTTTTTAATAAGTAAAAAACTGACTCAAAATATATTATTTTTTTGCTTAAATATACTTAAAAAAATAAAGTTATTGAAGAATCCAGAAGAAACTTATAGACATCTTGAAGTTGAATTAGAAACATTTCATAAAACTGCTACTATGATTATTAAATATAAAAAATTGTGCATCTATGCATCCATTTTTACATTTCTACAATGGCTAGCATATTTTACTATACCTTATTGTATTTATAGAAGTTTTGGATTTAATTACGTAGATGTTTTTACAATGGTAGTAGCTCAAATTTTCCTAATAAACTTCATGGCAATAATCCCCCTTCCTGGAGCTGAAGGTGGTGCAGAAGGTGGCTTTTACCTTATGTATGGTTTATTTTTTAAATCAGGGACTATTATAACAGCTATTTTCTTATGGAGATTAATCACATACTACTCTTCAATTGCAATTGGCAGTGTTTTTACTTTATTACTACCCAATAGCAAGTTAAATAAAAACTAG
- the dapD gene encoding 2,3,4,5-tetrahydropyridine-2,6-dicarboxylate N-acetyltransferase, translating into MSYNFTDPYEIARFIKESKKSTPVKVYVNGDLKDSDMKNIEWYGSDNFYVLFGESDDITRVILDNKHKVKHFRVENDRRNSAIPMLNLLDIDARIEPGAIIRDKVTIEKNAVIMMGAVINIGAEIGEATMVDMNAVVGARGKLGKRVHLGAGAVVAGVLEPPSKTPCIIEDDVLIGANSVILEGVKVGAGSVVAAGSVVVDDVPAGVVVAGTPAKIIKKVDDKTKDKTQILDDLRK; encoded by the coding sequence ATGAGTTATAATTTTACTGATCCATATGAAATAGCTAGATTTATAAAAGAATCAAAGAAATCAACTCCAGTAAAAGTTTATGTTAATGGAGATTTAAAAGATAGCGACATGAAAAATATCGAATGGTATGGCTCTGATAATTTCTACGTACTTTTTGGGGAAAGTGATGACATAACAAGAGTAATTCTTGATAATAAACATAAAGTAAAGCATTTTAGAGTTGAAAATGATAGAAGAAACTCAGCAATACCTATGCTAAATTTACTTGATATAGATGCTAGAATCGAACCAGGTGCTATTATAAGAGATAAGGTTACAATAGAAAAAAATGCTGTTATAATGATGGGTGCTGTAATAAATATAGGTGCTGAGATAGGCGAAGCAACTATGGTTGATATGAACGCTGTTGTTGGTGCTAGAGGAAAACTAGGAAAGAGAGTTCATCTTGGTGCAGGGGCTGTTGTAGCTGGTGTTCTAGAACCACCTAGCAAAACACCTTGTATAATAGAAGATGATGTTCTTATTGGTGCAAACTCAGTTATTCTTGAAGGAGTAAAAGTTGGAGCTGGATCAGTGGTTGCAGCTGGATCAGTTGTAGTAGATGACGTTCCAGCAGGAGTTGTTGTTGCTGGAACTCCTGCAAAGATAATTAAAAAAGTTGATGATAAGACAAAAGACAAGACTCAAATACTCGACGATTTAAGAAAGTAA
- a CDS encoding TIGR03915 family putative DNA repair protein, whose protein sequence is MKEFIYDGTFEGLLTAIFYAFSCKEQCTIKKNINYTPSLLADNVDVTTEEDKYDRVYTSIDRKLNSSTLENIYNLYLSEYTDSEDLILEYLKLSFKYGVKVNLAKNNDTIIKVDKYYQRVSYEAHRFKGFVRFKQIGTLTYYASIEPDHNILPLLINHFSARFSDQNFIIHDIKREIAIFYDKKEAIIMDFSKKDGLKLEELKVDSDFEKLWKTFYSSVNIEERKNEKLRRQHMPKRYWAHLTEVK, encoded by the coding sequence ATGAAAGAATTTATCTATGATGGCACCTTTGAAGGTTTACTTACTGCAATATTTTACGCATTTTCTTGTAAAGAACAATGCACAATTAAAAAGAATATTAACTATACTCCCAGTCTTCTTGCCGATAATGTTGACGTTACTACTGAGGAAGATAAATATGATAGAGTATATACTTCAATAGATCGTAAACTTAACTCCAGTACCCTAGAAAACATATATAATCTATATCTTAGTGAATATACAGATAGTGAAGATTTGATTCTAGAGTACTTAAAATTAAGTTTTAAATATGGAGTAAAAGTAAATCTAGCAAAAAATAATGATACAATCATAAAAGTAGACAAATACTACCAAAGAGTCTCCTATGAGGCTCATAGGTTCAAAGGTTTTGTTAGATTCAAACAGATAGGTACATTAACTTATTATGCTTCTATTGAGCCTGACCATAACATACTACCACTTTTGATAAATCATTTTAGTGCTAGATTCTCAGATCAGAATTTTATAATCCACGATATAAAACGTGAAATAGCAATCTTTTACGATAAAAAAGAAGCAATCATAATGGATTTTTCTAAAAAAGATGGTTTAAAATTAGAAGAGCTTAAAGTTGATTCTGACTTTGAAAAACTTTGGAAAACTTTTTATAGCTCAGTTAATATCGAAGAAAGAAAAAATGAAAAACTAAGAAGACAGCATATGCCTAAAAGATATTGGGCTCATCTCACTGAAGTTAAATAA
- a CDS encoding single-stranded DNA-binding protein: MDNLMLNNKIYLEGTVASGLDFSHEMYGEKFLTFSLEVMRLSDSKDMLNITISERLLTSFDLSIGTDIIVEGQLRSYNKFVDGANKLILTVFARDIRPCDERSKNPNEIFLDGYICKEPVYRTTPFGREIADVLLAVNRAYNKSDYIPTIAWGRNSRFCQTLSVGDNIRIWGRLQSREYQKKVSDEEVIRKVAYEVSISKMERVNGENELVDDDQIGAV, from the coding sequence ATGGATAATTTAATGTTAAATAATAAAATTTACCTTGAGGGAACTGTTGCTTCAGGATTGGATTTTAGCCACGAGATGTATGGGGAGAAGTTCCTTACTTTTTCTTTAGAGGTAATGAGACTAAGTGATTCGAAGGATATGTTAAACATTACAATATCTGAAAGATTACTTACTAGTTTTGATTTAAGCATAGGTACTGATATAATTGTTGAAGGACAATTGAGGTCTTATAATAAATTTGTAGATGGAGCTAATAAGCTTATATTAACAGTTTTTGCTCGTGACATTAGACCATGCGATGAAAGAAGCAAAAACCCAAATGAAATTTTTTTAGACGGGTATATATGTAAGGAACCAGTATATAGGACAACTCCTTTTGGCAGAGAGATTGCTGATGTACTACTTGCTGTAAATAGAGCTTACAACAAATCCGACTATATACCTACAATAGCATGGGGAAGAAACTCAAGATTCTGCCAGACTTTAAGCGTTGGAGACAATATTAGAATATGGGGAAGACTTCAAAGCAGAGAGTATCAAAAGAAGGTTTCTGATGAAGAAGTTATTAGAAAAGTAGCTTATGAAGTTTCTATTTCAAAGATGGAAAGAGTAAATGGGGAAAATGAATTAGTAGATGATGATCAAATAGGTGCAGTTTAA
- a CDS encoding glycosyltransferase family 4 protein → MKILITTDTYFPMVNGVITSVNNLYKELKRMGHKVKILTLSHSGNEEIHGDVYYLKSLGIGVYPDARIKFPLHNKLVGEIIRWNPDIIHSQTEFSMMMVSKYISNKLDIPHIHTYHTMYEDYLCYLLGGKLINKNTSAKIIKMLLNSLDSIIAPTEKAKSSLLNYGINKPIYVIPTGIDLSKFKQQVSTEEKQEIMNALNIKKEDRIIAYIGRIGQEKNISEIISFMPNLIEENNNLKLLVVGGGPYLDNLKNQVISKNIEDRVIFTGMVDSNEVYKYYKIAEIFVTASTSETQGLTYLESLSSGCPVVCKYDPCIDGVIDQGKNGYTYKQELEFRKYIDRILKDDSLRYDMKKYAEIKANEYSSRIFANKVLEKYIKTISRSEEIGLDLGALINHKT, encoded by the coding sequence ATGAAGATTCTAATAACAACAGATACATATTTCCCAATGGTAAATGGTGTCATCACCTCAGTGAACAATTTATATAAGGAATTAAAAAGAATGGGACATAAGGTTAAAATTTTAACCTTATCTCATAGTGGCAATGAAGAAATACATGGGGATGTATACTATTTAAAATCTCTTGGAATAGGGGTTTATCCTGATGCTAGAATTAAATTTCCTTTACATAATAAATTAGTAGGTGAAATTATAAGATGGAATCCAGATATTATTCATTCTCAAACAGAATTTTCTATGATGATGGTATCAAAATATATTTCAAATAAGTTGGATATTCCGCATATACATACTTATCATACGATGTATGAAGATTATCTATGTTATTTATTAGGTGGAAAACTAATAAATAAAAATACTTCAGCTAAAATAATAAAGATGTTGTTAAATAGTTTAGATAGTATTATAGCTCCAACAGAAAAGGCTAAAAGCTCATTACTGAATTATGGAATTAATAAGCCGATTTATGTCATTCCAACAGGAATCGACTTAAGTAAATTTAAACAGCAAGTGTCAACAGAAGAAAAACAGGAAATCATGAATGCGCTTAACATTAAAAAGGAAGATAGAATTATAGCATATATAGGCAGAATCGGACAGGAAAAGAATATAAGTGAAATAATTTCATTTATGCCTAATTTAATAGAAGAAAATAATAACTTGAAGTTGCTAGTTGTAGGTGGTGGACCATATTTAGATAACTTAAAAAATCAAGTAATTAGTAAGAATATAGAGGATAGAGTTATATTTACCGGAATGGTGGATTCGAATGAGGTGTATAAATACTATAAAATTGCTGAAATATTTGTTACAGCATCAACTAGTGAAACTCAAGGATTAACTTACCTTGAATCCTTGAGTAGTGGATGTCCAGTAGTATGCAAGTATGATCCATGTATTGATGGAGTAATTGATCAAGGAAAGAATGGTTATACATATAAGCAAGAATTAGAATTTAGAAAATATATTGATAGAATTTTAAAGGATGATTCACTGAGATATGATATGAAAAAATATGCTGAAATAAAAGCTAATGAATATTCAAGTAGAATTTTCGCAAACAAAGTTTTAGAAAAGTATATTAAAACAATAAGTAGAAGTGAAGAAATCGGACTAGATTTAGGTGCTTTGATAAATCATAAAACTTAA
- a CDS encoding TIGR03905 family TSCPD domain-containing protein: protein MNSYKTSNVCAKEVSFEIVDNKISSVNFEGGCNGNLKGISSLIEGMDVNDAMNRLRGITCGTKGTSCPDQLSKALEEYLSKTV from the coding sequence ATGAACTCGTACAAAACATCTAACGTGTGTGCAAAAGAAGTAAGTTTTGAAATAGTTGACAACAAAATATCTAGTGTAAACTTTGAAGGTGGTTGCAACGGTAACCTAAAAGGAATATCTTCACTTATAGAAGGTATGGATGTTAACGATGCTATGAACAGATTAAGAGGTATTACTTGTGGCACTAAGGGTACTTCATGTCCAGACCAATTATCAAAAGCTTTAGAAGAATACTTAAGCAAAACTGTCTAA
- a CDS encoding DUF4364 family protein — MNDSTLELAENKLLLLYIIKSIKYPISNAQLTEIVLENSFINYFFLQQYITELISSGFIKYEEINEKKLLYITDVGNKVLTLFKDRISPQRLNVIDDYLKTSIEKIKRELTISADYTPDQDNTFVVNLKAVEDDSLLMDLKVSVASKKQAVALCSKWKENPSQIYNNIINILIEDK; from the coding sequence ATGAATGATAGCACATTAGAACTAGCGGAAAACAAGCTTCTGCTTTTATATATAATTAAATCTATTAAGTATCCAATATCTAATGCCCAATTAACTGAAATTGTTTTAGAAAATAGTTTCATTAATTACTTTTTCCTTCAACAGTATATTACAGAGCTTATCTCTTCAGGTTTTATTAAATATGAAGAGATAAATGAAAAAAAACTGTTATATATTACGGATGTAGGGAATAAAGTTTTAACTTTATTTAAGGATAGAATTTCTCCTCAGAGATTAAACGTAATAGATGATTATCTAAAAACAAGCATAGAAAAAATTAAAAGAGAACTCACTATATCTGCAGATTATACACCAGACCAAGATAATACCTTTGTAGTTAATTTAAAAGCAGTGGAAGATGATAGTTTGTTAATGGATTTAAAGGTAAGTGTAGCTTCAAAAAAACAAGCAGTTGCATTATGTAGTAAGTGGAAAGAAAATCCTTCACAAATCTACAATAATATAATCAACATCCTCATAGAAGATAAGTAA
- a CDS encoding glycosyltransferase family 4 protein produces MPTINMLSSAEKVKGQGVMSAYIEQVNLVKHGLTENYKVKVNNLFFCDIMHYHTIDFKFFLSIPIAKLLGTSVAYVHFVPETIEESLKLPSFIKKIFYKYMIWFYRSVDHLVVVNPYFIDVLKSYKIDEHKVTYIPNFVSEDNFYRYDTSKINNIKKVYEIPLDKFVVLGVGQVQTRKGVMDFIEVAKNLPDIQFIWAGGFSFGSITDGYKELKKIIENPPSNVKFLGIIERSKMNDIYNICDLMFLPSYNELFPMSILEAMALKTPILLRDLDIYKNILFESYLKGNSNVEFINLIRSIQDKDASYQFWCDNSSKCHDFYSKDYVLQMWKQFYDEIYNKKLRRK; encoded by the coding sequence ATGCCTACTATTAATATGCTCTCCTCTGCTGAAAAAGTAAAAGGTCAAGGAGTTATGTCTGCTTATATCGAACAAGTAAATCTAGTTAAACATGGCCTTACAGAAAATTATAAAGTAAAAGTGAACAACTTATTCTTTTGCGACATAATGCACTACCATACAATTGATTTTAAATTCTTCCTAAGTATTCCAATAGCAAAACTTCTAGGAACAAGTGTTGCTTATGTTCATTTTGTCCCAGAAACTATTGAAGAAAGTCTAAAACTGCCTTCATTTATAAAAAAGATATTTTATAAATATATGATTTGGTTCTACAGAAGTGTCGACCACTTAGTGGTAGTTAATCCTTATTTTATAGATGTTCTAAAAAGTTATAAAATTGATGAACACAAGGTAACGTATATCCCAAACTTTGTATCAGAAGATAATTTTTATAGATATGATACTTCTAAAATCAATAATATAAAGAAGGTTTACGAAATTCCTTTAGATAAGTTTGTGGTTTTAGGAGTTGGGCAAGTTCAAACTAGAAAAGGTGTAATGGACTTTATTGAAGTTGCTAAAAACCTTCCAGACATACAGTTTATATGGGCTGGTGGTTTTTCCTTCGGTTCTATAACCGATGGTTATAAAGAATTAAAAAAAATCATTGAAAATCCACCTTCTAATGTTAAGTTTTTAGGTATCATTGAAAGAAGTAAGATGAATGATATTTACAATATTTGCGATTTAATGTTTTTACCATCATATAACGAGCTCTTCCCTATGTCAATCTTAGAGGCTATGGCATTAAAAACACCTATACTTCTACGGGATTTGGATATATATAAAAACATTCTGTTTGAAAGTTATCTAAAAGGAAATAGTAATGTAGAGTTCATTAACTTAATAAGATCTATTCAGGATAAAGATGCTAGCTATCAATTTTGGTGTGATAATTCATCCAAATGCCATGATTTTTATTCTAAAGATTATGTATTGCAAATGTGGAAACAGTTTTATGATGAAATCTATAATAAAAAACTCAGGAGAAAGTAA